A region from the Candidatus Methylomirabilota bacterium genome encodes:
- a CDS encoding sigma-54 dependent transcriptional regulator, translating into MAERSKVLVVEDEERIRTLFEDALSLWGYHVTTASTGAEAIELIQGQLFDTVLCDIRMPEMDGLTILREIKRHDPSIEVVMITGYPAVATAVEALKLGAYDYLAKPVSLDELHHLMDRLMERRFLRREVSSLRSRLGVELPLKEMVGRSPRMQRVRDVVAKVATTDSPVLIEGESGTGKDLVAAGIHRLSARGKGPFIPVNCGAVPTELLESEFFGHVRGAFSGAVADHLGLFRSAHGGTLFLDEVTELPPALQVKLLRVLEEKEIRPVGSAKSHPVDVRVIAATNRNLEQALRDGVLRQDLFYRLNVVRLAMPPLRDRKEDIPALASYFLRQLNERFGRDVTGVSSEAMAALVAHDFPGNVRELENLLERAYALGARGEIMLADLPALAPTIQSPPSGRELPNLAEVERELILRALRLHGNDKERAARALGISRRTLYRRLKEYGL; encoded by the coding sequence ATGGCCGAGCGCTCCAAGGTGCTGGTGGTCGAGGACGAAGAGCGGATTCGGACGCTCTTCGAGGACGCCCTGAGTCTGTGGGGGTACCACGTCACCACCGCCAGCACCGGAGCCGAGGCGATCGAGCTGATCCAGGGACAGCTCTTCGACACGGTCCTCTGCGATATCCGGATGCCCGAGATGGACGGCCTCACCATCCTGCGCGAGATCAAGCGCCACGATCCGTCCATCGAGGTCGTCATGATCACGGGCTATCCCGCCGTCGCCACGGCCGTGGAGGCTCTCAAGCTCGGCGCCTACGACTACCTGGCCAAGCCCGTCAGCCTGGACGAGCTCCATCACCTGATGGACCGTCTCATGGAGCGACGCTTCCTCCGGCGGGAGGTGAGCTCGCTCCGCAGCCGGCTCGGGGTCGAGCTCCCGCTCAAGGAGATGGTGGGAAGGTCGCCCCGGATGCAGCGCGTCCGGGACGTGGTCGCCAAAGTCGCCACCACCGACTCTCCCGTCCTGATCGAGGGCGAAAGCGGGACGGGCAAGGATCTCGTGGCCGCCGGTATCCATCGGCTGTCCGCGCGAGGCAAGGGACCGTTCATCCCTGTCAACTGCGGGGCGGTGCCCACCGAGCTCCTGGAGTCCGAGTTCTTCGGCCACGTGCGGGGGGCCTTCTCGGGTGCCGTGGCCGACCATCTCGGCCTCTTCCGCTCGGCCCACGGCGGCACGCTCTTCCTCGACGAGGTGACCGAGCTCCCGCCCGCCCTGCAGGTCAAGCTCCTGCGTGTCCTCGAGGAGAAGGAGATCCGGCCGGTCGGGTCGGCCAAGAGCCATCCGGTGGACGTCCGGGTCATCGCCGCGACCAACCGGAACCTGGAGCAGGCCCTCCGGGACGGTGTCCTCCGCCAGGACCTCTTCTACCGTCTCAACGTGGTACGGCTCGCGATGCCTCCGCTCCGTGATCGCAAGGAAGACATCCCCGCTCTCGCGAGCTACTTCTTGCGCCAGCTCAACGAGCGGTTCGGGCGGGACGTGACGGGGGTCTCCTCCGAAGCGATGGCGGCGCTCGTGGCTCACGACTTTCCGGGCAACGTCCGGGAGCTGGAGAACCTCCTCGAGCGCGCCTATGCCCTGGGCGCGCGGGGCGAGATCATGCTCGCGGATCTGCCGGCCCTGGCGCCGACGATCCAGAGCCCACCTTCGGGCCGAGAGCTGCCCAACCTCGCCGAGGTGGAGCGCGAGCTGATCCTCCGGGCCTTGCGGCTGCACGGGAACGACAAGGAGCGGGCCGCCCGCGCCCTCGGCATCTCCCGCCGCACGCTCTACCGTCGCCTCAAGGAGTACGGCCTCTAG